From Mytilus edulis chromosome 9, xbMytEdul2.2, whole genome shotgun sequence, the proteins below share one genomic window:
- the LOC139488194 gene encoding uncharacterized protein translates to MDGFHHELSEDDMILSQVLETLEDEMELRNVNIEDFFGEFPSNVMDENASGDLINTSAVSFDPGLDFDLWLQVPSENGKIQNVKDEEPKDQEQGVESRFAEMTDNEIDTLIEDAENKNTKKTTKWAVNVYEEKNTCN, encoded by the exons ATGGATGGATTTCATCATGAATTATCGGAGGATGATATGATCTTATCACAAGTATTAGAAACATTGGAGGATGAAATGGAACTGAGAAATGTAAATATAGAGGACTTTTTTGGAGAGTTTCCTAGTAATGTGATGGATGAGAATGCATCTGGAGATTTAATCAACACCTCAGCTGTTTCATTTGACCCAGGACTAGACTTCGATCTATGGTTGCAAGTTCCTTCGGAAAACGGAAAGATCCAAAATGTCAAG GATGAAGAACCTAAAGATCAGGAACAAGGAGTCGAATCAAGGTTTGCAGAAATGACAGACAATGAAATTGATACACTTATTGAAGATGCTgagaacaaaaacacaaagaaaaccACAAAATGGGCAGTTAATGTCTATGAAGAAAAGAACACTTGCAACTAG